From Candidatus Tisiphia endosymbiont of Melanophora roralis, a single genomic window includes:
- a CDS encoding transporter substrate-binding domain-containing protein — protein sequence MQVLKSIIPIIIIVQNFFTFANPEDSSNQLSSIQDKYFTQCTEEMSDKDNLLVDWYPLEPYQFSHIAKNGHYCVTGLDIELINNISSKISIGVQYADSVWERAISNIGHGDSDMVAGATYTAERAVFANFSLPYRFEEISLFTLRSAKKQLSFSNINEFLAQIRLLNFRLGIIKKAVYGDARTTDYLNQVNNNDIIIKYGSNLELFNGLLRNEIDGFLADRISGVALALNYIKKDQIEEIPTGIKTPVHLMFSKKTVSSNIVARFNDSIKEFVDSDEYKKIVKSYIYHILLPKSIDSEWCYIIGVIGSIAFAISAITISSKTNATLFGTFVLAMLPSLLGCILLDIIIVHHGDNIKLVLTPYYTFRVFITVLVGFSTVKLLAYYNKQLYEDSFIQKIWSNTLVICDSLGQASFMIIGVVTVIVQRIEPLEFWGPCFACLTSSAGIILRNLICKHDKNMEYIPREVNFEIFILWGVIFSILLDAYAYNPNYNTIKYSIITVIAGAFVSRFLVHYYNIPNLTFRSDNGSIAN from the coding sequence ATGCAAGTACTTAAAAGTATCATCCCGATTATTATTATTGTGCAAAACTTTTTTACCTTTGCTAATCCTGAGGATAGTAGTAATCAACTATCTAGTATTCAGGACAAATATTTTACTCAATGTACTGAAGAAATGTCTGATAAAGATAATCTGCTTGTTGATTGGTATCCACTAGAACCCTACCAATTTAGTCATATAGCTAAAAATGGTCACTATTGTGTTACTGGCTTAGATATTGAATTAATCAATAATATTAGTAGCAAAATTAGCATTGGCGTACAATATGCTGATTCTGTGTGGGAGCGAGCAATATCAAATATAGGGCATGGTGACAGTGATATGGTGGCGGGAGCTACTTATACTGCTGAGAGAGCAGTCTTTGCTAATTTTTCTCTTCCATATCGATTTGAAGAAATTTCCTTATTTACTTTACGTTCAGCAAAAAAACAATTGAGTTTTAGTAATATAAATGAATTTTTAGCTCAGATACGTTTACTAAATTTCCGTCTTGGTATAATTAAAAAAGCTGTTTATGGTGATGCAAGAACGACTGATTACCTAAATCAGGTGAATAATAATGATATTATCATTAAATATGGAAGTAATCTAGAGTTATTTAATGGGCTGCTACGTAATGAAATTGATGGGTTTCTTGCTGACAGAATTTCAGGGGTAGCTCTTGCATTAAACTATATTAAAAAAGATCAAATAGAAGAAATCCCTACTGGTATTAAAACCCCTGTACATTTAATGTTCAGTAAGAAAACTGTATCTTCTAACATAGTCGCACGGTTTAACGATTCAATAAAAGAATTTGTCGATAGCGATGAATATAAAAAAATCGTTAAAAGCTATATATATCATATTTTATTGCCAAAATCTATTGATTCAGAATGGTGTTATATTATTGGAGTTATCGGGAGTATAGCATTCGCGATTTCTGCTATCACTATATCCTCTAAAACAAATGCCACGTTGTTTGGTACTTTTGTATTAGCAATGTTACCGTCTCTATTAGGATGTATTTTACTCGATATTATAATAGTACACCATGGTGATAATATAAAACTTGTTTTGACTCCATATTATACTTTCCGTGTTTTTATAACGGTACTTGTTGGCTTCTCTACCGTTAAACTCCTAGCTTATTATAATAAGCAGTTATATGAGGATAGTTTTATCCAAAAAATATGGAGTAATACTCTTGTTATTTGTGATTCTTTAGGGCAAGCATCCTTTATGATAATTGGCGTTGTAACCGTAATTGTACAAAGAATTGAACCTTTAGAGTTTTGGGGACCATGTTTTGCGTGTTTGACTTCTAGTGCTGGTATAATATTGCGGAATTTAATTTGTAAGCATGACAAGAATATGGAGTATATACCTAGAGAAGTTAATTTTGAAATATTTATATTATGGGGTGTAATCTTTAGTATATTATTAGATGCTTATGCTTATAATCCTAATTATAATACAATAAAATACTCTATTATTACGGTAATTGCAGGTGCTTTTGTCAGTAGGTTTTTAGTTCACTACTATAATATTCCAAACTTAACTTTTCGTTCGGATAATGGGAGTATTGCGAATTGA